One segment of Kwoniella newhampshirensis strain CBS 13917 chromosome 10 map unlocalized Ctg14, whole genome shotgun sequence DNA contains the following:
- a CDS encoding mitochondrial import inner membrane translocase subunit TIM8 yields the protein MSSQTPIPALDEASKRELEGFLEQEQAKAKLQASIHELTNTCWNTCITGSISSKFSKGEAACLENCVDRFLDSSLYIVRQIEAQKQQL from the exons ATGTCATCGCAAACTCCCATCCCTGCTCTTGACGAGGCTTCCAAG CGCGAACTTGAGGGTTTCTTGGAACAAGA ACAGGCAAAGGCCAAGCTCCAAGCCTCCATCCATGAGCTCACCAACACCT GCTGGAACAC CTGTATCACAGGTAGCATAAGTTCCAAATTCTCAAA GGGCGAAGCTGCATGTCTCGAGAACTGTGTCGATCGATTCCTCGATTCATCACTGTATATCGTTCGACAGATCGAAGCGCAGAAACAACAGCTCTAA
- a CDS encoding CDK-activating kinase assembly factor MAT1 has protein sequence MSRLAPRKPIPTNASSSAASSSIRKVPHPPVRKQGQRVGTNARGTEDGYLYVAGVRDASKRVAEYRTEQDVCPICHTDRQFNKNLRLLVSPCYHKMCESCIDRLFTLGPEPCPQCGKILRKVNFAHQTFEDLKVEKEVAVRRRMAENFNKRREDFGSDKEYDDYLEEVEDLTFNLLNDIDLERTEARIADFAKQNKTLIVANQEKAALEAMSQAERDDVERRARAERMRMIEEAERVEREEEEGVRAEVTEALANGETKRARELEFRAREAKQLRQEALFKFVPPSLLASASMDGDDEELHTPLSPSYKGPFVPIPYSNPDQAVWKGWYNVKEDYVDRRSGVIFVREDKEGTVRGGGWDLAQFWEMEVRCAVEGLGIEPLE, from the exons ATGTCACGTCTGGCACCGCGCAAGCCCATTCCTACAAATGCCTCCTCATCGGCCgcgtcatcatcgatacGTAAAGTACCCCATCCGCCTGTCCGGAAACAAGGGCAGAGAGTAGGGACAAATGCCAGAGGTACTGAGGATGGGTATCTCTATGTCGCGGGTGTCAGGGATGCGAGTAAAAGAGTAGCGGAATATCGT ACCGAACAAGACGTGTGTCCTATTTGCCATACCGATAGACAATTCAACAAGAACCTGAGGTTACTAGTCTCACCATGTTATCACAAGAT GTGCGAATCATGTATAGACCGATTATTCACTCTCGGACCCGAACCATGTCCACAATGCGGGAAGATCTTGCGAAAAGTCAATTTCGCGCATCAGACATTCGAAGATctcaaggtggagaaggaggtggcggTGAGAAGGCGAATGGCagagaa cttcaacaAGCGGAGAGAAGATTTTGGAAGTGATAAAGAGTACGATGACTATCtagaagaggtggaagatcTCA CTTTCAATCTCCTGAACgatatcgatctcgagaggACCGAGGCGAGAATCGCGGACTTTGCAAAGCAAAACAAGACGTTGATCGTCGCCAACCAGGAAAAAGCAGCGCTGGAAGCGATGTCTCAAGCGGAGAGAGACGACGTGGAacgaagagcgagagcagagagaatgcggatgatcgaggaggctgagagagtggagagagaggaggaagagggagtgAGAGCAGAGGTGACCGAGGCTCTGGCCAATGGAGAGACGAAACGTGCACGAGAACTTGAATTCCGAGCGAGGGAAGCCAAACAATTGCGTCAAGAAGCACTGTTTAAATTCgttcctccatctcttctcgcctcAGCATCGATGGAcggcgatgacgaagaactCCATACACCTCTTTCACCGAGCTACAAAGGACCTTTCGTACCTATACCCTACTCAAATCCAGATCAGGCAGTGTGGAAAGGGTGGTACAATGTCAAAGAGGACTACGTGGACAGGAGGAGCGGAGTCATCTTCGTgagagaagacaaggaaggGACagtgagaggaggaggatgggatcTGGCTCAATtctgggagatggaagtgaGGTGTGCGGTGGAAGGATTGGGCATCGAGCCGTTGGAATGA